The following coding sequences lie in one Arachis hypogaea cultivar Tifrunner chromosome 9, arahy.Tifrunner.gnm2.J5K5, whole genome shotgun sequence genomic window:
- the LOC112711012 gene encoding GDSL esterase/lipase At5g33370, whose amino-acid sequence MASCVVSIVTSFLCMLLGCVCVSAQHQRAFFVFGDSLVDNGNNDFLATSARADAPPYGIDYPTHTPTGRFSNGLNIADIISEQLGLEPTMPYLSPLLTGEKLLVGANFASAGIGILNDTGFQFLNIIHIYKQLKLFEHYQQRLSARIGVEGARKHVNQGLVLITLGGNDFVNNYYLVPYSVRSRQFALPDYVRYLISEYRLILRRLYDMGARRVIVTGTGPMGCVPAELALRSRNGECDVELQRAASLYNPQLGDMIKGLNQEIGSDVFIAANAYQMHMDFVFNPQAYGFVTSKIACCGQGPYNGIGLCTPLSNLCPNRNLYAFWDPFHPSERANRIIVQQIFTGSTDYMHPMNLSTMMALDSRA is encoded by the exons ATGGCAAGTTGTGTGGTATCAATAGTGACAAGTTTTCTGTGTATGCTTTTGGGTTGTGTTTGTGTGTCTGCACAACATCAAAGGGCTTTCTTTGTATTTGGTGATTCATTAGTGGATAATGGGAACAATGATTTCTTAGCAACTTCTGCACGCGCAGATGCACCCCCTTATGGGATTGACTACCCAACTCACACACCTACTGGACGATTCTCTAATGGCCTAAACATCGCTGACATAATCA GTGAGCAACTTGGATTAGAGCCTACAATGCCATATTTGAGCCCTTTGCTTACTGGAGAGAAGCTCCTTGTTGGTGCCAATTTTGCATCTGCAGGGATTGGAATTCTTAATGATACAGGATTTCAATTT CTAAACATAATCCACATCTACAAGCAACTGAAGCTATTCGAGCATTACCAGCAAAGATTGAGTGCACGCATTGGAGTAGAGGGTGCTCGGAAACATGTGAACCAAGGACTTGTTCTCATAACTCTTGGAGGCAAcgattttgttaacaattattattTGGTGCCTTATTCAGTTAGATCTCGCCAGTTTGCTCTCCCTGATTACGTTCGCTATCTCATTTCTGAGTACCGTCTAATTCTCAGG AGGCTATATGATATGGGAGCTCGTAGGGTTATTGTGACCGGAACTGGACCAATGGGCTGTGTGCCGGCGGAGTTAGCGTTGAGAAGCAGAAACGGCGAATGCGACGTCGAACTTCAGAGAGCTGCGTCTCTATACAATCCACAGCTTGGTGATATGATCAAAGGACTCAACCAAGAGATTGGCTCTGATGTCTTCATTGCTGCTAATGCATATCAAATGCACATGGATTTCGTTTTTAACCCCCAAGCTTATG GATTTGTTACATCAAAGATAGCTTGTTGCGGACAAGGCCCATACAATGGGATTGGATTGTGCACACCCCTGTCAAACTTGTGCCCAAATAGGAACCTATATGCATTTTGGGATCCATTCCACCCTTCTGAGAGAGCTAACCGAATCATAGTCCAGCAGATCTTTACAGGTTCAACCGATTACATGCATCCCATGAACCTTAGCACCATGATGGCCCTTGATTCTAGAGCTTGA